Proteins encoded within one genomic window of Episyrphus balteatus chromosome 1, idEpiBalt1.1, whole genome shotgun sequence:
- the LOC129909508 gene encoding dentin sialophosphoprotein-like, with translation MSASDNISNTYTINTIDTTYTDPATVLSNTIDTNYTDPATVLSSDSSLTTNTSPATEPSSKGPTIVDTGSPTGAQAATETDENKTNSASNIAASATTKPGKGATNNSKTSKANGSNTKNARAPVTRSRTVSSNSPVVSDSTRSKTKSNLPNYLHTPKQSGTSLLSPSTSYSRATNNNSRTLMPEHFREIESNLLSKFKNLLSTFEQNMKDEINGTIAALCSRVQQCERDILTLRQENEKIRDQLEDSHRQQRLSDVIVSGLLPTSNKSPVDLVKQIANKLQHTLTPHFDAFRLRSQNQRHWPVAN, from the coding sequence ATGTCGGCCTCTGATAACATTTCTAACACTTACACAATCAACACAATAGACACCACCTACACAGACCCCGCCACCGTACTCTCCAACACAATAGACACCAACTACACAGACCCCGCCACCGTACTCTCCTCCGACTCCAGCCTCACTACTAATACAAGTCCTGCCACTGAACCTTCATCCAAAGGCCCAACCATTGTAGATACAGGCTCTCCAACCGGGGCTCAAGCTGCAACTGAAACTgatgaaaacaaaactaattcCGCATCCAACATAGCCGCCTCCGCCACCACTAAGCCTGGAAAGGGAGCCACAAACAATTCTAAAACTAGCAAAGCTAATGGTAGTAATACTAAGAATGCAAGAGCTCCCGTCACAAGGTCTCGTACTGTTTCGTCTAATAGCCCGGTAGTAAGCGATTCCACACGATCTAAAACTAAATCGAACCTACCAAACTATTTACACACTCCGAAGCAATCTGGAACGTCATTATTATCTCCATCGACATCTTATTCTAGAGCAACAAATAATAACAGTCGAACGCTCATGCCCGAACATTTTCGTGAGATTGAGTCGAACCTcttatcaaaattcaaaaatttgctctctacttttgaacaaaatatgaAAGATGAGATTAATGGAACAATAGCTGCTTTATGTAGTCGTGTGCAGCAATGTGAAAGAGACATTCTTACATTGAGACAAGAAAATGAGAAAATCAGAGACCAACTTGAAGATTCTCATCGTCAACAACGGCTTAGTGATGTAATTGTTAGTGGATTACTACCCACATCAAACAAGAGTCCAGTCGATCTCGTTAAACAAATTGCAAATAAACTCCAACACACACTAACTCCACATTTTGATGCTTTTCGCTTGCGCTCCCAAAATCAGAGACATTGGCCCGTTGCTAATTAG